The Palaemon carinicauda isolate YSFRI2023 chromosome 38, ASM3689809v2, whole genome shotgun sequence genomic interval AGTGGAAAGAATTTATGGCGAAAGTATAGGATTTGGAAGTGTTGGGAGGGAAGAGGATGTCAAGACCTAGATGGACGATTCTGAACAAACgtagtataaaaacttgaaagcaATATGGATGAAAGAAAGAGGAAACAGATAAAGAAAAAGACGAACAAAATGGACACAGATAAGTTTCGAGAGAACGCTTCAAAGAAGATTTTGATAATTCCTATAGTAACCGATGAGGTAAACTGTCAGAAGTAAccctctacagagagagagagagagagagagaattatataggaTATTCCTCTTAACACTTCCTTTTAACACTTCTATTTAACAATTAATAATTCATAAGCATATGTATCAAGATAATAGAAACCATCACCGTAGATATTCATGGCTTTAATTCAAAATGAAATCGCCAAGGAATTATTTTTAAAATAGCGATTAGGAGTacataatttaaaataaaacatttggtaATTTATGTTTCGAATCTACATATCGTGTATTACTCAGATGTATTAAAACTTCGTTTAATTTTTTTATACAACAACAATTTGTCTAGAGATAATTGTGACAttgaaggaaggaggaaaaatttaaaagaaaattgttaGTTTGAGTTCAAGAACATTAAATCAATATAGATGACCTTAAAAGCACGAAAGGTCAATTAAATTGAACCTACTTTAACGAAATGTTTTCACAAATTCTCTAAATGACAATTTACTGGAAATGGCTGTTTACAttcaacaataaaaaacaaattaacatATAGAAATACACATGAACACTCGCAAACACATATGGTATGGTACACATACGTATAAGCGAAAATCAATGGGAAATGTGATGCTTAAATGCAAGAAAACAtaggaaaatgaaaatgagaatagaatatatatatatatatatatatatatatatatatatacatatatatatatatatatatgtatatatataaatatatatattgtatatatatatatatttgaatatttatatatatatatttatatatatatatatatatgtatatatataaatatatatactgtatatatatatatatatatatatatatatatatatatatatatatatagggtagtttgtagcgctacggccaagcgtcctaatttgcttattatcgctccaactgttatcttgtatagaataaaaacgtttggaaatggtctacggatcttgaatatgttgtgtaagggggggtccggggtgGGCAAAGCCCCCCTGGTTAAGGACACatcttttagcataggttaggtgggttttttaaattagcttctcccgtcgtactcgtaggtaaggaaactgttgtgtaaaggggggggggggggtcggggggggggggtcgggggggggggtccgggggggcgcagcccccctgggtaaggatacggcttttagcataggttaggtgggtattttaagttagcttctcccgtcaaaATCATTTTTAGAACGacagccacagttcagaatattcccgttttctacgggatctggccgtcaccctacaaaggctcctatatatatatatatatatatatatatatatatatatatatatatatatatatatatatatatatatatatatatatatatatataaatatttaaatatatatatatatatatatatatatatatatatgtatatatatccatttctgagtgggggtaccttaatATTGTTGAAATGTTTTGCCCTTTAACACTGgaattgtaacttatttgaaaagaaatcacgagtgttagtgataaaagtgTCATAAATCGGCCAGTGATACATATTTACCAATCAGCTGAAATGAAGGAGattgggttgatttcatttctaagtacaaagcCTGAATTCGACAAGATTAAATAGATTCTGATTAAGCTCTTATCTCACTTTACAGCCCAGTGGGCTAAAGTCTAATGTTTACCCTTATCTCTATCGGTCACAGGTTCGAATTCATGGCTGGCCAGAAATATGTTATTAAAGGAATTTTCTTATGGGTCTGTGATCACTTCAGAAAGCGcattcgatattaaagggtatttgtggttTCTgcgaaacaaatatattatatgtgtatatatatatatatatgtgtatatgtatatgtatatgtatatatgtgtatatatatatagatagataaattatccATAtacattgtttataaatatatatgtatcaatgcATATTCTAACAAGAGAAATCAGAGATTTATGACCTCCGCCAAAGTTAATAgacgtccatggcctaagatctatctgtagtggaaattttgtcaaaatgcgtcaatttgttttgacaatatctttaaaatggcgaaaaatgcaaatctggatatagaatccggatccggatcatctcaaaatttaatggggtcatccttgACCTaagacagtggttcccaacctgtggtacgcgtaccactagtggtacgcgagggccttccaggtggtacacgaacactttcggggtcatggacgatttttagttatattttacttcacaaatcgtccatcacctctcactgcccaagactgaattgaagcattacttcccggacgtgacatgttgtgcctacgtcgccaatccgttctccattgatccagccgatctgcctgttgggaccggggaacaagaggaactcatagatatccaggctgacgagacagcaaagacgaagcataaagaatgctctcctttaaacttctgggtgagcatggcctccttgtacccgacgctagcccgtcatgctgttccccagctactgattttcccctcgacgtgggagtgcaagcaggggttctcagccttcatggccatcaagtcgaagagccggaaccatcttgctgcgcccgggcatgatttccgatgtgctgtgagcaaagtcatgccccgcattgaccagctggtggagaagaagcagatacagccctcgcattgagttgttgtttttttagttaatttgcgtgttctatttttacaattatagaaataaagtggtatctgatcgaatttggtttctctggaaccaggtggtacgcggcgactgtacgggacctcaaggtggtactcgatcacaaaaagctTTGAAATCACTGACCTAAGAtctacatgtggtgaaaattttgtcaaaattcattaagtcgttttgacgttatctttaaaatggtgaaaaatgcaaatccggacctagaatccggatcaggattatctccaaaatttaacggggtcGTCCATTACCTAAGATCTACATGAggtgaaaattttgtaaaaatccGTCTGTTAGTTTTGAAGTTATctataaaatggcgaaaaatgtaatCCGGATCTACAAAATTTAAATAGGgttgtctatgacctaagatctgtctgtggtgaaaaattcgtcaaaatccgtagagtaTGTTTTtttaaatggcgaaaaatgcaaatccggatctagaatccgtattAAGATCATTTTCAAAATTTCATGGGGTTGCTCATGACccaagatatatctgtggtgaaaatttcatcaaaatctgtcgagtagttttgacataatcctgctcACATACACccagaaaaataagaaaagaaagaaagaaagaaagaaactagAATCCAAATCAGGATTACCTCCAAGCTTTAactgggtcgtccatgacctaagatctatctatggtgaaagtttcgtcaaaatccgtcgagtagtttcgaCGACATCTTTAAAATgactgaaaaatgcaaatccggatctacaaTCCGGATCCAAATCCGGATCTACTGTAGAATCCGGTTCCAAATCCGGATCAGCTCTAAAATCTAATGGGGTCGCCCATGTCCTAAGGTTTATCTTCgatgaaaatttaatcaaaatccgtctagttgttttgacgtaatcctgtccacaggcagatgtccacagacacaaataaataaaccaacttgaTCATGTAAAAGCATGCTTGCGTCCttaatgtagaagttgtactgaccaaatgttaattttaagacatgttgtacaacaatgcgtagaggCCCAGGGAAATTATATATCGAAAATCAATATATTTTCCAATGCAATGTCTTTGGAATGACAACCGAAATTTTGAAACATCTCcaaattttcatatttgttgttTTTAGATATTTCAAGATTTCTTCTACAGTAATTCTAGTAAGTATAAATGCGCTGCCATTAAGATAATGATTTTTTGTAGAGATGCCCTGACGAAAACCACTAGTAATTAGCTGAAACAGTTGTCGGCGAAATTTGAATAAATGAAGCAGCAAAGTTATAATTTCTGTCTTTCCCTTTAAAATTCTGgttacaagaaaaagaaaagatacagatcactagaaaaaaaaaagtgtcgttTTAAATACAATTGATAACATAAGTGCTTTAGCATTTAGGGAAAAATTCCAAAATGAAGGGTAATGCACCATGAgcacatacacaaactcacacacacacacacacacacacacatatatatatatatatatatatatatacacacacatatatatatatatatatatatatatatatacacacacacacatatatatatatatatatatatatatatatatatatatatatatatatatatatatacactgtatatcaagaggccttttgcgtcaatgggcataggagACAATGATGATATCAGCAGATGGAAAAAGTTAGTTAAAAACTTATTCGGTCTTATTATGATTAAAACAAATTTTCTCACGTACGAtggatatcaaaatattttatctggAATCTTAGGGAATAAAAGCAGAAACAACTCCACGCAATTAATGAAAACTTAATTTTCTGACAGTTATGAAAAACCTTTAATGTTTCTCTTTCTCCAAGCTTCATTTCCTATTATCACAATCATCTGCACCCTCTCATGGTGACTAACTGCGAATGTAATATAATAAAATTTGTTGCTCATTATGTCCATGCATCCAATCACGTTGCCCAAAATGCAATTTTGTTCAAGACCTGAACATCAACTCGTACAGACACGAGAGCGTCTCCCATTGCTACGTTGCATTGACGAAAATAGTTTCGAACTATAAAAATCAACAAGAATGACCAGAGCCACTTCCTCCTGGAGGACCAGACAGAACCGTCAAGCCCCTCTCGCATACAAAACATCTTTTACATCTTTTACATGGCAGCGCTATCGGACGATTCCCGGATCTCGTCGCACATCTCGCAACCATCCGCATCGCTGGCCATGAAAGGGAACTTTACGACTAATATAACACACCTTTTCTCCTCACTATCAAAACCACATATACTGTTGACACCACCAGATCTCGACAGTGATCTCTTTCAACTAGGGACTCCGTGCAGACTGGAATCGTGAAGCGGTAGGATTCCTTGTGCACCCAAAAAAGCCTATAATATGATGAATTTTATGtgaaagaaatatttttagaatagcaTGGCAGTCTTATCTGCATTTTAGATCTTAGCTCTCGTTGGtctaacctatctatctatctctcccttTCAAAATATACGAATACATTTCCAATAACTATATTAATTTTGCAATGATTTATTCCTTAACAGAATGAATGAACAAATCAACGAATCCAACagagaaaagtaacccagtgaggaaaagaaataaggaaacaaactgcaagataaataatgaataattaatataaactatCTTAAGATTAGCAAccatgttaaaatagatctgtcacatataaactataaagagacttatgttagcctgctgAACATACAAatattcgctgaaagtttgaacttcggaAATTCCTACGATTCACCTGCctcattaggaagaccattccccaATCTggttcatagctggaataaaactcctagaataccttgtagtattgagcctcatgatggagaaggcatgaccattagaattaaccgcataccttgggtagtgccatagcctctgtaccatggtcttccactgtcttgggttagagttctcttgcttgagggtacactagggcctactattctatctaatttctcttcttgttttgttaaagtttttatagtttatatattaaatgtttattttaatgattttactgttcataaaatattttatttgtccttgtttcctttcctcacagggctattttatgTTGGGgtacctgggcttatggcatcctgcttttccaactaaggttgtagcttagcaattaataataataataataataataataataataataataataataataataataataataataataataataataatattaataataatggtactgtctgagaagatctggatgcaaaggatggtcagaattatgaaaaatcttatgccagagattaatatctagatcaggaataagaaatttaatacaccacttcatatccaacaaattaagatgagattcagcagaagACCAGACGGAAAAAAATACTCGAAACGAGGCAATACGAAATAATTaatacctcttcagaatagattgaccacggagaatcttaaaagactttctcaattaatcatttttttttttgtgtaattgacgaagaaacagaccaaatgtgtttctcaaaagtaaatttgctatcaagaatcacacctaaatcttTAAGAGTCGTATAGAGCTAAAGAAACGTTATTAATGCTGAGATTTGGTACTttcaatcatactatgagtttcgttaggatttaaCTTAATAAGCCATAggttgcaccttgcactaatttgaACTAGATCTccactaagggattcagcaaccccagatctacattcaggagatggaattgatgcaaagagagtagcatcatctgcatatgcaatgagcttgttttctaggtcaaaccacatgtcatgtgtatatagcatgaaaaggaatgggccaagaacactaccctgaggaacaccagatatttcattcctatactcactatggtggccatcatcATCAACTCtgcaatttacaacacaaaaattcaataatgatgctaagaaaaatatCAATCTATTCtcaactgtttgtgtttgaaaacaagtgcctcatgattaacacggttaaaggaggcactaaaatcaaggccaatcctacgaAATTGATGaccataatcaaaggatttctgtacagcattggagattgtaagaagggcggcTCATTCTTCAgtgcctttacgaaagccaaattacaaatcagggaacatatgattaccttctgcatacctatttagatgttttggcaaaagacgttaaaaaaacttTACATGATACGGAAGTTGAAGTGCTAGCCTAGAACTACCAGAAAAACATTCActcaatggagtaacattaccaattctccaccaAGTGCGGAAAGAACCTCTTCCCGCTAACTTTCAAATGACACCCATAGTTAAAACTACACGTTTTGTCTTAAACAAAATACATTGCGATTAAATCTTTGCTAGCAAAGGTTTGTCTTGAAATAATGTCACGATATAGTCACAAAGTGATgattctcaatctctctctctctctctctctctctctctctctctctctctctctctctctctctctctctctcccctcacaaTATCTAAAGAATATTTCTGTTTAAGTTCATTCAGTCTACATAAAACAGATATTCTGCATTTCAATCGCTGTACTAAAACTCATAAACCAAATCCTTCATTTTAATAGTATTTAAGGGATTTTATAGGCTTGTTAGCGTTTGGAGCGATGAAACCCGACATCTAAATCATGAGCTAGAGGAAAttggaaaaatatagaaattaaggaattaaaacaagaaaatacttaaaaatataagGTTAGTAAATACTAAAAACAAGAAATAGGTTTCTTAAAAGCAGTCAAAggaattcttatcatcattattagctaagctacaaccttagttggaagagcaggatgctataagccttaggggaCCAATAGGGAATAATAACCCGAtgatgagaggaaataaggaaatgaataaaatatatgagaagtaatgattgaAAAATATAAGATCTCttgagatcagcaacaacgttaaaatagatgtcatatataaattacgaAGTAAGACTCATATTagcctgttcagcatgaaaacaaTCGCTACaaatttgagcttctgaagttccaccgattcaaatgaTTTTGCCATGAAATGTTATGTAACAATATGTTCGTCGATTAGACTATAACCAAGCCGGTACTATTCCTCAACCCCAAATCATCCTTTGGTATCCCTCAGCACTGTCCATCTgtctgttaagattgccttgccttatgcaagacctCAGCACGAAAACATACCTtctctataattctgaccattttcTTAGAAACTGCTGCTGATAAAGTAGTATAATGATTTTTTATGGAAAGTTACTCTACTAGTTTCAACATAAATATGTGCCATAACTGAAGTCAACGTCCTAGTTTCAAAGACCCCCCTGACCATAATACTATGAAAATCGTAGTAAAACAGAACATCTCTGTTCCGAAAATTGAGATATCTGTTAACTTAAACATTTGTGTCAAATGGAAAGCCTTCGACTTGTAGTTTGTTGTACCCTATGCAAAGCTATGATAATTAGGGCTAATGACTTGTTTTCCCTACTGAAGGGGTTAATTAgctatcataatcataataataataataataataataatatcaatactaaaaatagtaatgataataacaataataataataataataataataataataataataataataataccacgaagaagaagaagaagaagaaggagaagaagaagaagaagaagaagaagaagaagagctcaGCATTTATTAATCTTTGGCAAAGGAAACAATGTATGGACCCTATACACTGTTTCCAAAAAGATTAGCTCGCCTAAATACTATTGAGGCGAGAAATAGAGGTAACAGGTTTTCATAATCTATTTCCAGAAGTTTAAGTGATTGAACAGCAGAGGTCATATCATATCAAAACGCTATTTATTAGTACTTGTTAGGATACGCTTGGAGTATTCTATTCAGTTCTGATCATCTTACTGTAGGATTGTTGGAGATATTTTCACTTGAATTGGTAAAGGGAAGGATGCCCAAGATGATTCACGAGTTGAAATTTTTACCATAAGGTGAAAGGCTTGATAAATTTGCATCCTCTTGAAATACATGGAACGAGGGGAGGTTTAAATGGATTCAAGGATACAATACAGGTACGTGAGTAAGATCATTAAATCGAGTTCAGATAAAACTAGAAGTCGTGGTATCAaagtagaaattttaatgtttttaacttcCCCGTAGTACACTAGTAGAAAACATATAATTAAGTTTAAATTTGTTTGGTGCAATATAATGTTAGCCTTTACCatcattaccagaaaaaaaaataacatttcattcCCAGAAATATGCAAGGAGAAacaaaaatcacaatttttttcGCGCAATACAAAGCAAACATAAATATAAAGTAATGCTCCTAAATAGCAGTGTATTCTTAGAacaattaattatttcaattaatcaGTAACACTGAACGCAATTAATCTGTGCCAAGTCGAGCTGTTTACAGTAAAATAATTTCCAGCAATGCTGATAACAGGCTCAGATGGTGCAGATGTTGCATTGCAACCAAATACTTTTCTTGCAAGGTTTTTTAGTGGATCTAAAACTCATGACACTTCTTTCTAGTACAGCACTGGATCACTGGAAAATGGGAGTGTCCTCCTCTACATGTTGCTTCAACATTATGAAAGACTCGCTGAGGAGCTTCCTTGTGATCAATTGCTGAAATTCACCTTTGATGAACATTCTGATATGAAGGAAAATGGTTTTGGTGTTTTGGTGTCAGGCATTCACAATTTCTACTTCCTGTATGCGCTGTTGATCCTCTATGCTTACTTACTTACTCCGGGGGCCTCGGACCAGGCTGATCCATTGCCGCTTTGACCGTTCGTCTCCAGAGAGCCCTATCCTCCGCAAGCTCCATCCACTCATTGGGGTCTATTTCCAGGATGTCCAAATCTTCAGTGAAGTTATCCATCCATCTctttctaggccttcctcttggtctggtacctatgggtttacctaacataactcttctagTCAGCTTTCTCTCCTCCATTCTAGCAATATGTCCTGCATATCAAAGTTTCTGCGATCTAATAATATTGGAGATAGGCGGTAATGCTGAAAGAGTTATCAATTCGTGATTGTGGCGCCTGCGCCACTCTCCAGCTTCGTCATCCCAAACCGGTCCCCAGATCCGCCTCAAGATACTGTGTTGAAAAACTTCGTTTATTTTCCAACTGCCTAGTGAGTGCCCATGTTTCACACGCGTATAGGACCACTGGCCGGATAATGgcggtatatatttgtgtttttgtgggcCTAGATAAAATTCTGGATCTTAATGTgttatcaagtgcccatgaacaTCTTGTCCCTGCTACAATCCTTAGTCTAACTTCTTCCTGAATCATGTTCTGTGATGTTATGGTGAAGCCAAGATATTTAAATGTGGATACTCCTTCCAGTTGTGAACCCCTAAAATCCATATCTACAACTAGATTTGGTGTTCTTGAAAcctccattatcttagtttttgcattgtttattttcatgcctGTACGTTCTGGACTGTTTTTAAACTGTACGTATGTTTCTTCGATGCTAGGTAGATGTTCTCCACAAAGTTCCACATCATCGGCATATCTAAGTCTGTCTACAATGGTATTATCCAGCTGGATGGGTAATCTGGTAAGAGGTGTATTTCGCACTATCCATTCCAGTACTACGTTAAATAAGTGTTGGTAGAGGACATCCATGCTTTAGTCCTCCATGGATGTTAAAGGGCTCTGTCAGTATTCCCCCGGCCTTGATCCTGCATGTCGTACTCCGGTAGCACATTTGGACCAGATTTATTAATTTCTCTGGTTTGTGGAAGAAATTCAGTATGTTCCATATTGATGGTCGATGCACACTGTCATATGCTTGCTTGAAATCTATTAATAGATGGTAAGAATTTCTGttgaactcccaatatttctctagagcttgccttatggtgaaaatttggtcagctgtAGCTCGGTTTGGTCTAAAACCTGCCTGATAGTCACCAATCATATCTTCACAATAAACTCGTAATCGTTTgtacaaaatatttgcaaagattttGTAACCAACCGGAAGTATGCAAATGCCTCTGTAGTTTCCACATATAGTGCGATCTTCTTTTTTATGTAGTACTGCCAAAATCCCTTCCTCCCAATCTGATGGCATAACTTCATTCTCCCATGTGCTATACATTAAGCTAATAATTTCATCATGAAGAGCCTGGCCCCCCTACTTGATTAGTTCTGCAGCTATATTATAAATCCCAGCTGCTTTATTATCTTTTAAGTTTTCTTATAGAATCTGTAATTTCCTCTCGGGTTGGTGCCTCCACATCATCGATATTTCCCTCTATCTCCATATCATCCACTGGGTTATGAGGTGGTGGCCGATTGAAAAGCTCCTTAAAGTGTTCAATCCACCTCCTTTGTATTTCTTCTGTTCCAATAATTATGTTACCTTCTTTATTTCTGATTAAGTTCATTCTTGGCTGGAATCCATCTCTCATCCTATTAATTCCCTGAAATTGCTTTCTCGTTTTTCCATGcgctctattttcttcaatttctctcagttcctctcctaccttctgtcttttctttcttctgtttttGCTTGTTGCTAAATTTCAGGACACTCTTAAATCTTCTCTCTAATCAATGTTAGCCCTGTCTGCTATCCATTTCATCCTACAGCGTTTTCTTCTTTCAGCAGCACTTCTACACTCTTCGTCAAACCAATTATTCCTTTTACGTGCATTGATACGTAGTCCTAGAAATTCCATAGCTGCTTCAGTCACTACTGACTTTATTGTCTCCCAGTCCGATGTTATTTCCTCTTCTTCCAGTAGTCCAAATCTATTATGTACATTTATAGCATAGGCATTTCTTACGTCTCTCTTCTAGTTTTTCTATATTTGgttttatggtttttattgttgccaatcttttactttttaatttaactCTGAGCTTTCCAACCACTAACATATGGTCAGAGTCACAATCTGTACCTCTGAAAGGCCTAGTATCAAACAGAGCtgatttaaatttgtttttaatcattACATGGTCAATTTGATTTATAGTGTTACCATCAGGTGAATCCAAGTTCCTTTATGGGAGTCCTTATGGGGAAAAATAGTACCTCCGATGACCATAGAGTTTTGGAGTGAAAATGTTACCAATCTAATCCCATTATCATTGCTTTCTTGATGAAGACTATGGAGGCCGATAGAGCCTTGGAAAACATTTACCTCTACCAATTTTTGCATTCATATCACCAAAAATTAACAATGGATCATGTCGTGGTATTTGGTCTATTTCAGATTGTACATGATCATACCAttcatctttttcatcatcatctgttatctCTGTGTGTGCATGTAAGCATAGAATCGTTATGTTAAACCACTTTGCATTTAGTCTAATTTTTGCTATTCTGCTGGATATTGGGATGAATTCCGTAAGGGCTCCATATGCTCTTTTAATCAGGTAGAAACCTGCTCCTTCTACGTGGTTACCATCATCTCTTCCACTGTAAAGTATAACTCCCTTCTGCTCCAGCTATCCTATtcctgtccatcggatttcttgtaAGGCTGCTATGTCAATTTTATAAGTGGCCAATTCCTGTTCTAATACTTTAGCAGCTCCCGTTTTGTAGAGCGTTCTTACGTTCCATGTGGCAAT includes:
- the LOC137630354 gene encoding uncharacterized protein, producing the protein MDVLYQHLFNVVLEWIVRNTPLTRLPIQLDNTIVDRLRYADDVELCGEHLPSIEETYVQFKNSPERTGMKINNAKTKIMEVSRTPNLVVDMDFRGSQLEGVSTFKYLGFTITSQNMIQEEVRLRIVAGTRCSWALDNTLRSRILSRPTKTQIYTAIIRPVVLYACETWALTRQLENKRSFSTQYLEADLGTGLG